One Perognathus longimembris pacificus isolate PPM17 chromosome 2, ASM2315922v1, whole genome shotgun sequence DNA segment encodes these proteins:
- the Prss58 gene encoding serine protease 58, protein MEISVLGGGGLISNILGSIIRSVLVEHVARLQLAFKETDKVSSKAAAPFCVPTGLLTYNSDHISGPTPPYLVFLKSDYLPCTGALIHQLWVITAAHCNLPKLRVILGVTDPSDPTEDHVQVMGYEKMIHHPLFSISSIEHDLMLIKLTRKVEFNDYVKPVNLPKQMVSTNTMCTVSTWAYNLCDVAKDPDSLQNVNISVISKAKCANGYKSKDIKDSMICVGIVPGRRVPCKEVSSAPAVCNGTLHGILSYADGCVLRADVGIYTSIFHYMSWIEDIIQSK, encoded by the exons ATGGAGATAAGTGTTCTAGGTGGTGGAG GCCTCATCTCTAACATACTGGGGTCAATAATAAGGAGTGTCTTGGTGGAGCACGTGGCCAGACTGCAGTTAGCTTTTAAAGAAACCGATAAAGTATCTTCAAAAGCGGCTGCACCATTTTGTGTTCCCACTG GTCTGCTCACGTATAATTCTGACCACATTTCTGGCCCTACTCCACCTTATTTGGTTTTCTTGAAATCGGATTACCTGCCCTGCACTGGAGCCCTGATTCACCAGCTATGGGTGATCACAGCCGCACACTGCAATTTACC GAAGCTCCGGGTGATATTGGGAGTGACAGACCCTTCCGATCCCACCGAAGACCACGTGCAGGTGATGGGCTACGAGAAGATGATCCATCATCCACTCTTCTCAATATCTTCTATCGAGCACGACCTCATGTTAATCAAGCTGACCAGGAAAGTTGAATTCAATGACTATGTGAAACCAGTCAATCTCCCCAAACAAATGGTCTCCACAAACACCATGTGCACAGTCTCCACTTGGGCTTACAACTTATGTGATGTCG CTAAAGACCCTGACTCGCTTCAAAACGTCAACATCTCTGTCATCTCCAAGGCCAAGTGCGCGAACGGCTATAAATCCAAGGACATCAAAGACAGCATGATCTGCGTGGGCATCGTGCCAGGGAGGAGGGTGCCTTGCAAG GAAGTCTCCTCTGCCCCAGCCGTCTGCAATGGCACCCTTCATGGGATCCTGTCATATGCAGACGGATGTGTTTTGAGAGCCGACGTTGGCATCTATACAAGCATCTTTCACTACATGTCTTGGATTGAAGACATAATCCAAAGCAAATGA